From Streptosporangium album, the proteins below share one genomic window:
- a CDS encoding sulfotransferase domain-containing protein, with protein MKLRLKRSVHALSRTTGRLTARSRVLPSFLIAGAQRSGTTSLYRALAQHPLILKPVLHKGVHYFDVAYGRGLLWYRAHFPLRATASRLANRYGCRPQAFESSPYYLFHPLACSRIAWDLPGVKVIVLVRDPVERAFSAHAHELARGFETEASFPRAVELEESRLAGAVEGLRASPYSLNHSHRHHAYLARGRYAGQLAPLEALIGRDRLLVLDSGRFFSEPEVVYDRVLEFLGLPHIGDPVFERHNARPRPAPMPESLRRELTDHFEESDTLLTSWLGTEPTWRR; from the coding sequence GTGAAGCTCAGGCTGAAGCGTTCCGTCCACGCCCTCTCGCGGACCACCGGACGCCTCACCGCCCGGAGCCGGGTGCTGCCCTCCTTCCTGATCGCCGGGGCGCAGCGCTCCGGTACCACCTCCCTCTACCGGGCGTTGGCCCAGCATCCGCTGATCCTCAAGCCGGTGCTGCACAAGGGCGTGCACTACTTCGACGTGGCCTACGGCCGGGGCCTCCTCTGGTATCGCGCGCACTTCCCACTGCGGGCCACGGCCTCCCGGCTGGCAAACCGGTACGGCTGCCGGCCCCAGGCCTTCGAGTCGTCGCCCTACTACCTGTTCCACCCGCTCGCCTGCTCCAGGATCGCCTGGGACCTGCCCGGGGTGAAGGTGATCGTGCTGGTCCGCGACCCGGTGGAACGCGCCTTCTCCGCCCACGCCCACGAGCTGGCGCGGGGCTTCGAGACCGAGGCGTCCTTCCCCAGGGCCGTGGAGCTGGAGGAGAGCAGGCTGGCCGGGGCGGTGGAGGGGCTGCGCGCGTCGCCCTATTCGCTGAACCACTCCCACCGCCACCACGCCTACCTGGCACGAGGCCGCTATGCCGGGCAGCTCGCCCCGCTGGAGGCGCTGATCGGCCGGGACCGGTTGCTCGTCCTGGACAGCGGGCGCTTCTTCTCCGAACCGGAGGTCGTCTACGACCGGGTGCTGGAGTTCCTCGGGCTGCCGCACATCGGCGATCCGGTGTTCGAGCGGCACAACGCCCGGCCCCGGCCGGCACCGATGCCCGAGTCGCTGCGCCGGGAGCTGACCGACCACTTCGAGGAATCCGACACCCTGCTGACCTCGTGGCTCGGCACGGAGCCGACATGGCGGCGCTGA
- a CDS encoding lipopolysaccharide biosynthesis protein: MAALTSTRLPRLTGVARGGLAGLMGAGIGATAQFGVVVLVTRGTGQEAAGTFFTATALCLMAGGILRMDAGNGLIYFIARSRPFGYRCTRGYVRAALVPVAILSLLVGAAAALAAPDPTVRVLAAALPVMVCADIVVAATRGSGAMRPTVLLDGMLQPVTQLVLIGAVVLTGAESVPLLAAAWALPSLPVLVLSVLWLRRRLPYTHHLPGTAHDFWRYTWPRSMAAAIQAVFQRFDIVVVAVLAGPVEAAVYTAATRFKVVGQLVNQGLAQAVQPRLVRALAGGDLARSRELYQSATMWLVLLTWPIWLGYAVLAPWLLDLFGGDYASGVPVALVLAVTMMLATACGMADVVLTSAGHTGSSLANLVAAIAVTVALDVALVPACGALGAALGWAGGMLVKNLLPLWLIHRRYGLRPFGVHSLAALTSWRVR, encoded by the coding sequence ATGGCGGCGCTGACCTCCACCCGCCTGCCCCGCCTGACCGGGGTGGCGCGGGGCGGGCTGGCCGGGCTGATGGGAGCCGGCATCGGCGCCACCGCGCAGTTCGGGGTGGTCGTTCTGGTCACCCGCGGGACCGGGCAGGAGGCCGCGGGCACCTTCTTCACGGCGACCGCGCTCTGCCTGATGGCCGGCGGAATCCTGCGGATGGACGCCGGCAACGGGTTGATCTACTTCATCGCCCGGTCCCGGCCGTTCGGATACCGCTGCACCCGCGGCTACGTCCGCGCGGCGCTCGTCCCCGTCGCAATCCTCTCGTTGCTCGTCGGGGCGGCGGCCGCCCTGGCCGCGCCCGACCCCACGGTCCGGGTGCTGGCCGCGGCGCTGCCGGTGATGGTCTGCGCCGACATCGTGGTGGCCGCGACCCGCGGGTCCGGCGCGATGCGGCCGACCGTGCTGCTGGACGGCATGCTCCAGCCGGTCACCCAGCTCGTGCTCATCGGTGCCGTGGTGCTGACGGGCGCGGAGTCGGTGCCGCTGCTCGCGGCGGCCTGGGCGCTGCCGTCCCTGCCTGTCCTGGTGCTGTCGGTGCTCTGGCTGCGCCGCCGGCTGCCGTACACGCACCACCTGCCGGGCACCGCCCACGACTTCTGGCGCTACACCTGGCCCCGGTCGATGGCCGCCGCGATCCAGGCGGTGTTCCAGCGGTTCGACATCGTGGTCGTGGCGGTGCTCGCCGGACCGGTCGAGGCGGCGGTGTACACCGCCGCCACCCGGTTCAAAGTCGTCGGCCAGCTCGTCAACCAGGGGCTGGCCCAGGCCGTGCAGCCGCGGCTGGTGCGTGCGCTGGCCGGTGGTGACCTGGCGCGCTCCCGCGAGCTGTACCAGTCGGCCACCATGTGGCTCGTCCTGTTGACCTGGCCGATCTGGCTGGGCTATGCCGTGCTCGCGCCGTGGCTGCTCGACCTGTTCGGCGGTGACTACGCCTCCGGCGTCCCGGTGGCGCTCGTGCTGGCCGTGACGATGATGCTGGCCACCGCCTGCGGCATGGCCGACGTGGTGCTGACCTCCGCCGGGCACACCGGTTCCAGCCTGGCCAATCTGGTCGCCGCCATCGCGGTGACCGTGGCGCTGGACGTGGCGCTGGTCCCCGCCTGCGGGGCGCTCGGCGCCGCCCTCGGCTGGGCCGGGGGCATGCTGGTCAAGAACCTGCTCCCCCTGTGGCTGATCCACCGCCGTTACGGGCTGCGCCCCTTCGGCGTCCACAGCCTGGCCGCACTGACGTCGTGGCGGGTGCGATGA
- a CDS encoding sulfotransferase produces MTPVLVTGLPRSGTSWTGKMLAASGELVYVNEPLNPQRPPGRSPGVLNAQVAHRFQYICPDNDGAWLPAFTDTVALRYRFIAELRRNRSPYDLARMARYGTAFTFGRLAGRRALLDDPFALFSAGWFAERLGCRVVILLRDAVSFVGSWQRLGWTIYFHELLEQPLLLRDHPHLEALRPLVGCQDRVVKAVALWRAARTVATDLAARHPGILLARYEDLAAAPQRGFRHLYEWSGLTWSARAEERISRACTAAATGTGGFAWSGLSRTAYRPMDSRQALAAAAGRLTSDEIRRVRELTTL; encoded by the coding sequence ATGACACCCGTCCTGGTGACCGGGCTGCCGAGGAGCGGGACGAGCTGGACGGGCAAGATGCTCGCGGCGAGCGGTGAGCTGGTCTACGTCAACGAGCCGCTGAACCCGCAGCGCCCGCCGGGGCGCTCCCCCGGGGTGCTCAACGCCCAGGTCGCCCATCGCTTCCAGTACATCTGCCCGGACAACGACGGAGCCTGGCTGCCCGCCTTCACCGACACGGTCGCGCTGCGCTACCGGTTCATCGCCGAGCTGCGCCGCAACCGCTCGCCGTACGACCTGGCCCGGATGGCCCGGTACGGCACCGCCTTCACGTTCGGCCGGCTGGCCGGGCGCCGGGCTCTGCTGGACGACCCGTTCGCGCTGTTCTCGGCCGGCTGGTTCGCCGAGCGGCTGGGCTGCAGGGTGGTCATCCTGCTGCGCGACGCCGTGTCGTTCGTCGGGAGCTGGCAGCGGCTCGGCTGGACGATCTACTTCCATGAGCTGCTCGAACAGCCGTTGCTCCTCCGCGACCACCCTCACCTTGAGGCGCTCCGCCCACTGGTGGGCTGCCAGGACAGGGTCGTCAAGGCCGTCGCGCTGTGGCGCGCGGCCCGGACGGTCGCCACCGACCTGGCCGCACGGCATCCGGGGATCCTGCTGGCCCGCTACGAGGACCTGGCCGCCGCCCCGCAGCGCGGCTTCCGTCACCTGTACGAGTGGTCGGGCCTGACATGGTCCGCCCGCGCCGAGGAGCGCATCTCCCGCGCGTGTACGGCGGCCGCCACCGGCACCGGCGGCTTCGCCTGGAGTGGTCTGTCCCGCACCGCCTACCGGCCGATGGACTCCCGCCAGGCGCTGGCCGCGGCGGCCGGACGCCTGACCTCGGATGAGATCCGCAGGGTCAGGGAACTGACCACCCTGTAG
- a CDS encoding protein kinase domain-containing protein, with amino-acid sequence MSTVYLAKGPEGEHVAIKLLHAGLTRAGRFLAKVEEFRQVSAFCTAQVIETGTFGARPYVVSEYIDGPTLQEAVEEGGPLRGAALHRLAIGTMTALVAIHQAGIVHRELNPGNVLPRQRREP; translated from the coding sequence GTGAGCACCGTCTACCTTGCGAAAGGGCCAGAAGGCGAGCACGTCGCGATCAAACTGCTCCATGCGGGTCTGACCAGAGCCGGGCGGTTCCTGGCCAAGGTTGAGGAATTCCGGCAGGTTTCCGCCTTCTGCACCGCCCAGGTCATCGAGACCGGTACGTTCGGCGCCCGGCCGTACGTCGTCAGTGAGTACATCGACGGCCCGACCCTTCAGGAGGCCGTCGAAGAGGGCGGACCGCTGCGGGGTGCGGCACTGCACCGGCTCGCGATCGGCACGATGACCGCACTGGTCGCCATCCACCAGGCCGGGATCGTTCACCGTGAGCTCAACCCCGGTAACGTGCTGCCACGTCAGCGGCGAGAACCGTAA
- a CDS encoding WecB/TagA/CpsF family glycosyltransferase, with protein MALRAIHEALSVPHQRPRPDRATRRRLRRRVHVAGLALDPMTEGEVVDHVIDTLKRGEGGHLVTPNVDISWAAARDPDVRKIIEGADLVVADGMPLVWAAKLLGTPLPSRVAGADLIWSLTEAATFYRYPIYLLGGPPGVARQAADRLTGRYPGLLVAGTDTPPYGFEATPENYPGLRDAVVAAGPRLVFVGLGFPKQDRLIAMLRKDLPGTWFVGCGSAIAFAAGAVRRAPTWMQRAGLEWLFRLLNEPGRLARRYLLHDLPFALWLLTSCLFRRLFS; from the coding sequence ATGGCGCTGCGGGCCATCCACGAGGCGCTGAGCGTCCCACACCAGCGGCCGCGGCCGGACAGGGCCACCCGCAGGCGCCTGCGCCGCAGGGTGCATGTGGCCGGTCTCGCGCTCGACCCGATGACCGAGGGCGAGGTCGTCGACCACGTGATCGACACACTGAAACGGGGAGAAGGCGGCCATCTGGTCACCCCGAACGTCGACATCAGCTGGGCCGCCGCCCGAGACCCCGACGTACGAAAGATCATCGAGGGCGCCGACCTCGTGGTGGCCGACGGCATGCCACTGGTGTGGGCGGCGAAGCTGCTCGGCACGCCCCTGCCCAGCCGGGTCGCCGGCGCCGACCTGATCTGGTCCCTGACGGAGGCCGCCACCTTCTACCGCTACCCGATCTACCTGCTCGGTGGCCCGCCGGGGGTGGCCAGACAGGCGGCCGACCGTCTGACCGGCCGTTACCCCGGACTGCTCGTCGCGGGAACGGACACCCCGCCGTACGGGTTCGAGGCCACCCCCGAGAATTACCCCGGCCTCAGGGACGCCGTGGTGGCGGCCGGCCCCCGGCTGGTCTTCGTCGGGCTCGGCTTCCCCAAACAGGACCGGCTCATCGCGATGCTCCGCAAGGACCTGCCCGGCACCTGGTTCGTCGGCTGCGGCTCGGCCATCGCCTTCGCGGCCGGCGCGGTGCGCCGGGCGCCAACATGGATGCAGAGGGCGGGGCTGGAATGGCTCTTCCGGCTGCTCAACGAGCCGGGCCGGCTGGCCCGCCGCTACCTGCTCCACGACCTGCCGTTCGCGCTCTGGCTGCTCACCTCCTGCCTGTTCCGCCGACTTTTCTCCTGA
- a CDS encoding glycosyltransferase family 2 protein gives MSQSVGVVIPTRGRRPDQLRSATRAALSQDHSGPMEIVIVVDGGDPGLVTDQLADLLASRALTARQEETVPRSVRVVANRLCPGLPGARNTGIAALGTDLVAFCDDDDQWLPGKVAAQVAALEAVPAAEFASSAIEIEYGSRRVTRLAGTDLVTRAHLLRSRMVMVHSSTFLFRRGAFWVDESAPGGQNEDWDLALRAAARHPIVHVDRPLVRVRWGGSLYATRWADRIAGLEWMLARHSDLAVDPRGAARVYGQLAFHHAALGRRREAGRWAWRAFTARHGEPRAPIALAVAAGLVSAQAVLSTLHHRGYGI, from the coding sequence GTGAGTCAATCGGTGGGCGTGGTCATCCCCACGCGAGGGCGTCGGCCCGACCAGTTGCGCTCGGCCACGCGTGCCGCGCTCAGCCAGGACCACTCCGGGCCGATGGAGATCGTGATCGTCGTGGACGGCGGTGATCCGGGACTGGTCACCGACCAACTGGCCGACCTGCTGGCCAGCCGGGCGCTGACTGCCCGGCAGGAGGAGACGGTCCCACGCAGTGTCCGGGTGGTCGCCAACCGGCTCTGCCCCGGCCTGCCGGGGGCGCGCAACACCGGCATCGCGGCACTCGGCACCGACCTGGTGGCCTTCTGCGACGACGACGACCAGTGGCTGCCCGGCAAGGTCGCCGCGCAGGTCGCCGCGTTGGAGGCGGTTCCGGCCGCGGAGTTCGCCAGCTCCGCCATAGAGATCGAGTACGGCTCGCGCCGCGTCACCCGGCTCGCCGGGACCGATCTGGTCACCCGGGCCCACCTGCTGCGCTCCCGCATGGTGATGGTGCACTCCTCGACGTTCCTGTTCCGGCGTGGCGCGTTCTGGGTCGACGAGAGCGCGCCGGGCGGCCAGAACGAGGACTGGGACCTGGCGTTACGCGCGGCCGCACGCCACCCGATCGTGCATGTCGACCGTCCTCTGGTGCGCGTCCGCTGGGGCGGTTCCCTGTACGCGACCCGCTGGGCCGACCGGATCGCCGGGCTGGAGTGGATGCTCGCCCGGCACTCTGATCTGGCCGTGGATCCGCGCGGCGCGGCGCGGGTCTACGGTCAACTCGCCTTCCACCACGCGGCCCTCGGCCGGCGACGGGAGGCGGGCCGCTGGGCCTGGCGGGCCTTCACCGCACGGCACGGCGAACCCCGTGCCCCCATCGCGCTCGCCGTGGCGGCCGGCCTGGTGTCGGCCCAGGCCGTGCTCAGCACGTTGCATCACCGCGGGTACGGCATCTGA
- a CDS encoding sulfotransferase, protein MSDSPSPTRVVFVGGLGRSGTTLLERLLGEVPGIAPLGEVVHLWTRGVLADEACGCGRPFGSCPFWSKVGERAFGGWSERLAHRMLTLRQQVDRTRRIPTLAQLLTEEQAGTSAVWPSPGLTGLGEYVAAHRRLYDAAGEAAGCPIVIDSSKHASLAFCLAAAGVDVHVVHVVRDPRAVAHSWGRRVARPEDGRPMTRWSPARTSMHWLAQNLSLELLARRGVSVTRVRYEDLLEAPAGTLRRLVARIGLRPRLDFLAGSEAELSMAHTASGNPVRFTVGRIGLIPDDGWRTAASARHQRLVTALTWPLMNKYGYLGRLA, encoded by the coding sequence GTGTCTGATAGTCCCTCCCCAACCCGGGTCGTTTTCGTGGGCGGCCTCGGCCGTAGCGGCACCACGCTGCTGGAGCGCCTCCTCGGCGAGGTGCCCGGCATCGCGCCCCTGGGGGAGGTCGTCCACCTCTGGACGAGAGGCGTGCTCGCGGATGAGGCCTGCGGGTGCGGACGGCCGTTCGGCTCGTGCCCGTTCTGGTCCAAGGTCGGCGAGCGCGCGTTCGGCGGCTGGTCGGAGAGACTGGCCCACCGGATGCTCACTCTCAGACAGCAGGTGGACCGGACCCGGCGCATCCCCACCCTGGCCCAGCTCCTCACCGAGGAGCAGGCGGGCACCTCCGCCGTGTGGCCGTCTCCCGGCCTGACCGGACTCGGGGAGTACGTCGCCGCCCACCGCCGCCTCTATGACGCCGCGGGAGAGGCGGCCGGTTGTCCGATCGTGATCGACTCCAGCAAGCACGCCTCCCTGGCCTTCTGTCTGGCCGCCGCAGGGGTCGACGTGCACGTCGTGCACGTCGTCCGCGACCCCCGGGCGGTCGCGCACTCCTGGGGCCGGCGGGTCGCTCGACCCGAGGACGGCCGTCCGATGACCCGATGGTCGCCGGCCCGCACCTCGATGCACTGGCTGGCTCAGAACCTCAGCCTCGAACTCCTGGCACGCAGAGGCGTCTCCGTCACCCGGGTCCGCTACGAAGACCTTCTCGAAGCCCCCGCCGGCACGCTCAGGCGTCTGGTCGCCAGGATCGGGCTCCGGCCCCGTCTCGACTTCCTGGCCGGGAGCGAGGCCGAGCTCTCGATGGCCCACACGGCCTCGGGAAACCCCGTGCGCTTCACGGTCGGCCGGATCGGCCTGATTCCGGACGACGGCTGGCGCACCGCCGCCTCAGCCCGGCACCAACGCCTGGTCACCGCACTGACCTGGCCACTCATGAACAAGTACGGATACCTCGGGAGGCTGGCGTGA
- the cysN gene encoding sulfate adenylyltransferase subunit CysN yields the protein MDILRFATAGSVDDGKSTLIGRLLFDSKAIFEDQLEAVERTSRDRGTEYTDLSLLTDGLRAEREQGITIDVAYRYFATPKRKFIIADTPGHIQYTRNMVTGASTADLAIVLIDARKGVLEQSRRHAFLTTLLRVPHLVLAVNKMDLVDYSQERFEEIREEFSSFAAKLNAPDLTFIPISALHGDNVVSRSENMPWYNGSSLLHHLEHVHIASDRNLVDVRFPVQYVIRPQRATDPAFHDYRGYAGQVAGGVLKPGDEVVHLPSGLATRIASIDTFDGPVEEAFAPMSVTLRLEDDIDISRGDMICRPNNQPHVAQELEAMICWMTDAGKLAPRTKLTIKHTTRTARALVRDLHYRLDVNTLHRDEAAPSLGLNEIGRVSLRVTQPLFVDDYARNRLTGGFILVDESTSNTVGAGMIVDAK from the coding sequence ATGGATATTCTTCGCTTTGCCACGGCGGGAAGCGTCGACGACGGAAAGTCGACCCTCATCGGGCGGCTGCTCTTCGACTCCAAGGCGATCTTCGAGGACCAGCTCGAGGCCGTCGAGCGCACCTCCCGTGACCGCGGCACCGAATACACCGACCTGTCGCTGCTGACCGACGGCCTGCGGGCCGAGCGCGAGCAGGGGATCACGATCGACGTGGCCTACCGCTACTTCGCCACCCCCAAGCGCAAGTTCATCATCGCCGACACCCCCGGGCACATCCAATACACCCGGAACATGGTCACCGGCGCCTCCACGGCCGACCTGGCGATCGTGCTGATCGACGCGCGCAAGGGCGTCCTGGAGCAGTCACGGCGGCACGCGTTCCTGACCACGCTGCTGCGCGTGCCGCACCTGGTGCTGGCCGTGAACAAGATGGACCTCGTCGACTACTCCCAGGAGCGGTTCGAGGAGATCCGAGAGGAGTTCAGCTCGTTCGCGGCGAAGCTGAACGCGCCCGACCTGACGTTCATCCCGATCTCGGCGCTGCACGGCGACAACGTGGTCTCGCGTTCGGAGAACATGCCCTGGTACAACGGCTCCTCCCTGCTGCACCACCTGGAGCATGTGCACATCGCCTCCGACCGGAACCTGGTCGACGTGCGCTTTCCCGTGCAGTACGTCATCCGCCCGCAGCGGGCCACGGATCCGGCCTTCCACGACTACCGGGGCTACGCCGGACAGGTCGCCGGGGGCGTGCTCAAGCCGGGCGACGAGGTCGTGCACCTGCCCTCCGGCCTGGCCACGCGGATCGCGTCGATCGACACCTTCGACGGGCCGGTGGAGGAGGCGTTCGCGCCGATGTCGGTGACCCTCCGGCTGGAGGACGACATCGACATCTCGCGCGGCGACATGATCTGCCGTCCGAACAACCAGCCGCACGTCGCCCAGGAGCTGGAGGCGATGATCTGCTGGATGACCGACGCCGGCAAGCTGGCCCCGCGGACCAAGCTGACCATCAAGCACACCACCCGCACGGCCCGCGCCCTGGTCCGCGATCTGCACTACCGGCTGGACGTCAACACCCTGCACCGCGACGAGGCGGCCCCCTCGCTCGGTCTGAACGAGATCGGACGGGTCTCGCTCCGCGTCACCCAGCCGCTGTTCGTGGACGACTACGCGAGAAACCGCCTGACCGGCGGCTTCATCCTGGTGGACGAATCCACCAGCAACACCGTGGGCGCGGGGATGATCGTCGACGCGAAGTAG
- the cysD gene encoding sulfate adenylyltransferase subunit CysD, whose product MLQSDYTTSQLDVLEAEAIHIMREVAAEFERPCLLFSGGKDSIVMLRIAEKAFWPAPIPFPLMHVDTGHNFSEVIEFRDRRAEELGARLVVASVQESIDAGRVTEETGRRASRNRLQTTTLLDAIEDNEYDAVFGGARRDEEKARAKERVFSFRDEFGQWDPKSQRPELWNLYNARIRKGEHIRVFPLSNWTELDIWDYIRREGIEIPSIYYAHTRKVFERDGMLLADSDFITRDEDEPLFEAVVRYRTVGDVTCTGAVQSAAATVEEIIDEIAVTRITERGATRADDRASEASMEDRKREGYF is encoded by the coding sequence ATGCTCCAGAGCGACTACACAACGTCGCAGCTCGATGTCCTCGAGGCAGAGGCCATTCACATCATGCGTGAGGTGGCGGCCGAGTTCGAGCGTCCGTGTCTGCTCTTCTCCGGCGGCAAAGATTCCATCGTCATGCTCCGCATCGCGGAGAAGGCCTTCTGGCCCGCGCCGATTCCCTTCCCGCTGATGCACGTGGACACCGGGCACAACTTCTCGGAGGTCATCGAGTTCCGTGACCGCCGTGCCGAGGAACTGGGCGCCCGACTGGTCGTGGCCAGCGTGCAGGAGTCCATCGACGCCGGCCGGGTGACCGAGGAGACCGGCCGCAGGGCCTCCCGCAACCGTCTGCAGACCACCACTCTGCTGGACGCGATCGAGGACAACGAGTACGACGCGGTGTTCGGCGGCGCCCGCCGCGACGAGGAGAAGGCCCGCGCCAAGGAGCGGGTGTTCTCCTTCCGCGACGAGTTCGGCCAGTGGGACCCGAAGAGCCAGCGCCCCGAGCTGTGGAACCTCTACAACGCCAGGATCCGCAAGGGCGAGCACATCCGGGTGTTCCCGCTGTCCAACTGGACCGAGCTCGACATCTGGGACTACATCCGCCGCGAGGGCATCGAGATCCCGTCGATCTACTACGCGCACACGCGCAAGGTGTTCGAAAGGGACGGCATGCTGCTGGCCGACAGCGATTTCATCACTCGAGACGAGGACGAGCCACTTTTCGAAGCGGTGGTCCGCTACCGCACAGTCGGCGACGTGACCTGCACCGGCGCCGTCCAGTCCGCCGCCGCGACGGTCGAGGAGATCATCGACGAGATCGCCGTCACCCGGATCACCGAGCGCGGCGCCACCCGTGCCGATGACCGCGCCTCCGAGGCCTCGATGGAAGACCGCAAGAGGGAAGGCTACTTCTGA
- a CDS encoding 3'(2'),5'-bisphosphate nucleotidase CysQ, whose product MIRDDHVLATDLAAEAGERLLALREKEGFADPSRLRKEGDASAHLFLMEALARSRPDDSVLSEEATREERLDPRRLRAERVWIVDPLDGTREFAEEGRSDWAVHVALWERGVLTAGAVALPAQGRTLSTLRPPALPALRPDARPRIAVSRTRPPEFVQDLARLAGADLVPIGSAGAKISAVLTGEVEAYVHAGGQYEWDSAAPVAVALAAGAHASRIDDSPLDYNQGDPSLPDILVSLPGLAPTLLAGIRDLHR is encoded by the coding sequence ATGATTCGTGACGATCATGTTCTCGCCACGGACCTGGCGGCGGAGGCCGGTGAGAGGCTGCTGGCTCTGCGGGAGAAGGAGGGGTTCGCTGATCCCTCCAGGCTCCGCAAGGAGGGCGACGCCTCCGCGCATCTGTTCCTGATGGAGGCACTGGCACGGTCGCGCCCGGATGACAGCGTCCTGTCGGAGGAGGCGACCAGGGAGGAGCGCCTCGACCCTCGCCGCCTGCGGGCCGAGCGGGTGTGGATCGTCGACCCGCTGGACGGCACCCGTGAGTTCGCCGAGGAGGGCCGGAGCGACTGGGCGGTCCACGTGGCGCTCTGGGAGCGGGGCGTGCTGACCGCGGGAGCGGTGGCGCTGCCCGCCCAGGGTCGCACGCTGTCGACCCTGCGGCCTCCCGCGCTGCCCGCGCTCCGGCCGGATGCCAGACCGCGGATCGCGGTCAGCCGGACCCGGCCGCCGGAGTTCGTCCAGGACCTGGCCCGTCTCGCCGGCGCCGACCTGGTGCCGATCGGATCGGCGGGCGCCAAGATCTCCGCAGTGCTCACCGGAGAGGTCGAGGCCTACGTGCACGCCGGCGGCCAGTACGAATGGGACTCCGCCGCGCCGGTGGCCGTGGCCCTCGCCGCGGGAGCGCACGCCAGCCGCATCGACGACTCACCTCTGGACTACAACCAAGGTGACCCCTCACTGCCGGATATTCTTGTTTCCCTACCGGGACTAGCGCCAACGTTGCTCGCTGGAATCCGGGATCTGCACCGATAA
- a CDS encoding sugar transferase, which produces MPGWVRGYRARAVAADIGSAALAGFLALSVRFGEVTPYVTPYVVVSAALPLAWVCAVALNRAYEPRLFGLGPEEFQRVLQCGFMLTAASAIGAYVTKTDVARGYVVLAIPLATVLTLLARYGLRWRLHRRRARGDCMRRVVAVGHRAATAELIRRFRRERYHGMEIVGVCMPRDGTGDVEGVPVLGGLSDVALVVGQIAADTVAVLACPEMDGVALRRLAWRLEKTDTDLVVAPALMEVAGPRITIRPAAGLPLLHVDHPEIAGLRQVVKNLFDRIGAALLLVALLPLLAGLAAAVRMSGPGPAFFRQRRVGRGGAEFTIYKFRTMGVDAEQQRIDLAGDGQSVLFKIRQDPRVTPLGARLRRHSLDELPQLINVLLGHMSLVGPRPPLPDEVARYGDDVRRRLLVKPGMTGLWQVSGRSDLSWEESVRLDLRYVENWSLTLDLQILWKTCSAVARGSGAY; this is translated from the coding sequence ATGCCGGGCTGGGTGCGCGGATATCGAGCACGGGCCGTCGCCGCCGACATCGGCTCTGCCGCCCTCGCCGGATTCCTCGCACTGTCCGTCCGCTTCGGCGAGGTTACTCCGTATGTCACTCCCTATGTGGTGGTGAGCGCCGCGCTCCCCCTCGCCTGGGTCTGCGCGGTCGCGTTGAACCGCGCCTACGAACCCCGCCTGTTCGGCCTGGGGCCGGAGGAGTTCCAGCGGGTCCTCCAGTGCGGATTCATGCTCACCGCGGCCTCCGCCATCGGCGCCTACGTCACCAAGACCGATGTGGCCCGCGGTTACGTGGTGCTGGCGATCCCGCTGGCGACGGTGCTCACCCTCCTGGCGCGCTACGGCCTGCGCTGGCGGCTGCACCGGAGGCGGGCGCGGGGCGACTGCATGCGGCGGGTGGTGGCGGTGGGGCACCGGGCCGCGACCGCCGAGCTGATCCGCCGCTTCCGCCGGGAGCGCTACCACGGCATGGAGATCGTCGGGGTCTGCATGCCGCGCGACGGCACGGGCGACGTGGAGGGCGTCCCGGTCCTGGGAGGCCTCTCCGACGTCGCACTCGTGGTCGGGCAGATCGCGGCGGACACCGTGGCCGTGCTGGCCTGCCCGGAGATGGACGGGGTGGCGCTGCGGCGGCTGGCCTGGAGGCTGGAGAAGACCGACACCGATCTCGTCGTGGCTCCGGCGCTCATGGAGGTCGCCGGTCCGCGGATCACCATCCGCCCGGCAGCGGGGCTGCCGCTGCTGCATGTGGACCATCCCGAGATCGCGGGTCTGCGCCAGGTGGTCAAGAACCTCTTCGACCGGATCGGGGCCGCCCTGCTGCTGGTCGCGCTGCTCCCCCTTCTCGCGGGCCTGGCGGCGGCCGTACGGATGTCGGGTCCGGGGCCCGCGTTCTTCCGTCAGAGACGGGTGGGGCGGGGCGGCGCCGAATTCACCATCTACAAGTTCCGGACCATGGGCGTCGACGCCGAGCAGCAGAGGATCGACCTTGCCGGGGACGGGCAGAGCGTGTTGTTCAAGATTAGGCAAGATCCGCGTGTGACCCCGCTGGGCGCCCGGCTCCGCCGCCACTCCCTGGACGAACTGCCCCAGCTGATCAACGTATTGCTCGGACATATGTCACTGGTCGGACCCCGGCCGCCGCTGCCGGACGAGGTCGCCCGCTACGGAGACGACGTCCGCCGCAGGCTGCTGGTCAAGCCGGGGATGACCGGCCTTTGGCAGGTGAGTGGCCGATCCGACCTGTCCTGGGAGGAATCCGTCCGTCTGGATCTGCGTTATGTCGAGAATTGGTCTCTCACGCTGGACCTGCAGATCCTGTGGAAGACTTGTTCGGCTGTCGCACGAGGATCTGGAGCATACTGA